From the genome of Bacteroidota bacterium:
GATCATTTTTACAACAGCTTACCCGGAATATGCGATTGAAGGTTTTGAACTTGATGTAGTGGATTACCTTGTAAAGCCTTTTGGTTATGAACGGTTTTTAAAAGCGGTGAACAAAGCCTTTGACCGGCTGTCGGCAAAGTCAGATCTGAAAGATGCCAAGAACAGTTACATTGTTGTTAAGTCAGATAAGAAAATCTACAAAATTGAATACGATGCCCTTTATTATATACAATCTGCCGGGGATTATCTGAAGCTTGTGACACAAGAACAGGTCATTATCATTCATGACACCATGAAGAATATGGAGCATACGCTTCCGGAAGATCCGTTCATCCGCATCCATAAGTCCTTTCTTATCAATCTGAAGCATGTAAAGTACGTTGAAGGTAATGAAGTGAACATTGGAAAAGAAAAATTACCTGTGGGAGCTTCTTATAAAGAGCATCTGATGAAAAGGCTGGCCGATTCCGGGTCACTTCACTGATAAACCGAAATGATTGCACGATTGCCGATGGCCGATGGCCGATGGCCGAAATAAATCGTTCAATCGGCCATCGTTCAATCGCTGATTTTTATTTACGCTGCTTTCTTTTTAAAGGAAGTTATAATTAGCTCTTGTATGCTAATTGTAGACCGGTGTCGAATAAAAGCATTACAACTTAACAAACTCCACCCTGCGGTTGAGTGCTTTGTTGGATGGTGTGTCGTTGGGCGCTACCGGCTGCGTTTCGCCCATGCCGTCGGTTTCCATACGTGAAGCGTCAATGCCGAAATTCTTGCTTAATTCATCCTTTACTGATGCGGCGCGACGCTTTGAGAGGTCGAGGTTAGCGGCATCGGCGCCATCGGAATCGGTATGGCCGATAATTTTAACCCTTACATCGGGATTTTCGGTCAGCACCTTTGAAATTTCTTTCAATGTGCCATATGACTCGGGCTTCACGACATCTTTATTGACATCGAAATAAATACCGTAGGTCACCAATTTACCTTCTGTGATCAATTTGCTGCGCATGTCGGGCCGGCCGACAGCCACCCTGATGTTGGTGAACATCGGACGTCCATCCTGGAACCTGATCATGTTGTACTTATAATTTTTTGACATGGCCTTAGGCAGATCCCACAGCTTATTCTCATCCACATAAAGCCTGATCCGTTCCTTCTGTACCCATATAGAGATCCTGTATTTTTTATCAACTACCAGTTTAAATTCTTGCGTATTGCCATCAAGGGTAGGGCTTCCATCGGCATAATAGGTGCTATAATAGTTTGAATAAGCGAAATCAAAACAGATTCCGGTAGCTCCGGGTCTGGATCCGCCATATCCAATGTTTTTGGGCTGTGGCGTACTGATAAGATAAAAATAGAATTTGGAATCATTGAAATTATTGGGATCTTTTTGTGGTATCACATCAAACTCAATGGTGTAATTTTCAGGCAGATCCAATGGCTCTAAAAGGGTCACTGCCGACCGCGCATTTGTAATGCTAAACCAATTGCCGGGGTAAAGGTTTGTC
Proteins encoded in this window:
- a CDS encoding LytTR family DNA-binding domain-containing protein, with protein sequence MSRQLSCIIVDDEPLSREVLEKYVSGTPQLLLSGSCSDAFEAMELIRDGRIDLVFLDINMPRLSGIGMVKAMEKSPLIIFTTAYPEYAIEGFELDVVDYLVKPFGYERFLKAVNKAFDRLSAKSDLKDAKNSYIVVKSDKKIYKIEYDALYYIQSAGDYLKLVTQEQVIIIHDTMKNMEHTLPEDPFIRIHKSFLINLKHVKYVEGNEVNIGKEKLPVGASYKEHLMKRLADSGSLH
- a CDS encoding OmpA family protein → MKSLLTSMFLVCALALTSSVSAQINLGKKIKDRAVQRTDQGIDKGLDAAEKDIKGENKDDKAKTDDAAKKEAENPSDANKESVKTDTLKKEQPALQTYSKYDFIAGEKVIFYDDFSQDAVGDFPVLWNTDGSGEVVTTNLYPGNWFSITNARSAVTLLEPLDLPENYTIEFDVIPQKDPNNFNDSKFYFYLISTPQPKNIGYGGSRPGATGICFDFAYSNYYSTYYADGSPTLDGNTQEFKLVVDKKYRISIWVQKERIRLYVDENKLWDLPKAMSKNYKYNMIRFQDGRPMFTNIRVAVGRPDMRSKLITEGKLVTYGIYFDVNKDVVKPESYGTLKEISKVLTENPDVRVKIIGHTDSDGADAANLDLSKRRAASVKDELSKNFGIDASRMETDGMGETQPVAPNDTPSNKALNRRVEFVKL